A single genomic interval of Clostridium facile harbors:
- a CDS encoding DUF2577 domain-containing protein, which translates to MINLLELIKKAANEAVENTKPVVVAFGKVVSSSPLKILVEQKLNLDQEQLIVTDHLKNLATGDCVVLLRQQGGQKYIVWDKVIL; encoded by the coding sequence ATGATAAATCTATTGGAACTCATCAAAAAAGCCGCCAATGAAGCGGTCGAGAACACAAAACCTGTTGTGGTTGCGTTTGGAAAAGTGGTTTCCAGTTCTCCATTGAAAATTTTGGTGGAGCAGAAATTAAATTTGGACCAGGAACAGTTAATTGTAACGGATCATCTAAAAAACTTAGCTACAGGCGATTGTGTCGTTTTACTTAGGCAGCAAGGCGGCCAGAAATACATTGTATGGGATAAGGTGATCCTATGA